ACTTTACTGCGAAAAGTACGAGAAGCGGAAAGCTTTTCTTGAAGAACAAGCAGCAGAAGATCCAACAGTAGCAGAAGATTTAGAACCTTTGCGCGATGGCTCAGGAGCGCCCGCCGTAGGCGATCGCATTGCTACTGATTCATTTATTTACAAACTCAACAAAGCTGACCTGCAAGGAGAAAGTCAACTTCTTGAAACTGAGAAAGTACAGCGCGAACTCGCCCGGTTCGTCCAAAACGAGTGGAAAGAAATCGCCATCGGCAAGACGCTCACATTTGAGCGGGCAATGGTCATTCCCTCCAAAGACCTGCAAAATGGGGAAATCTGCATCCCGCATTATGAAGACAGGGAAGAAGTTCTCAACTTCCGCTCGCCTTTCCTCAACTCAAATGGTCTATGCGTCTCAACTAACAAAGTTGTAGAAGACATCCTTGGGCCTGATGGTCAACCTCTGGCAGGTGCGATCGCTGTCTCAGACGAAACAAGCGATCGCATTTATAACCGCCTAAACGAACAAATTAAATCTGTCCTATCCGAAGCTCAAAGTAAAAATATTCAGTTAGAAGGTATTGAAAATTACTTAGATAAAAATATCGGCAAGCTCGAAACTAAAGAGAAAATCGAGTTTACCAACAAATTTAATGAGTATATTTCAGAACTAAAGTCAGCTGGTTACAAACTAGAAATTCTTCCTCAAGAGTCCGAACAAGAGCGTCAGGCACGCGACTACGATGGTGATTGTATTGGCTTCGAGCGTGCAAGCAGGTATCCAAACCTCACTGCCGAGGCAAGGGAGCGCAACCTGCCTGAAAACGCTTACGATCCAACTGTTAAACTCAAAAAACAATCTTTTTACCAGGAAGATGGCAGTCAGCCGGAATTTGAAGAAATCGCCATCCACATGAGCGATGGCATTAGTGTCGGTGTTATCAACAATCACCTGACCTCAATTGAGGCGTTAGAGTCAGAAATTACTATCCTGAAAAACTTTGGTAGCGAGAGAGAGCAAATTGAGTACGTACAGCAGGTAGCCAAACACTACGAAGATTTATTTAAAACAGAAGCCTGGGCAAAATCCAAGGGTATTGAAGGGAAGGAGGTTCCGACCAAGTATCGCGGTTACATGGAAGAGTTTATCAAAACTGTTCGGCAAGAACCCCTAAACCAGGCCAATACACTGGTGGCAATGAACACTAACACTCAGATATACCGCGAAATGATTGCCGAGGCAGCATTTCAAAATCAAATTGCAGTTGACCTCTTCAAAAGTGCCAAAAAACCCGAAATGGAAATTATCCGCAACAACAGTCGGATTCTCCACCGGGAAGTTAACTATATTAAGGATAAGAAAAAAGATGTTTATATTGACAATACAATTCAACCGACGGGATACTCGCCTGTTGAATTACTAATTGCTCAAACCAACCAGTATTTTGAAAAAGCTCGTCTCGAATCGCGTGAAATCGCCCAATTTCAAGCTTTATTTAAAGGTGTCGAGTTTTCTAACGAACAGCGATTAATAGCTACTCTTGTCAAAAAAGAATTCGACAAATCCTTTAACCAAGCGAGTCAGCTATCTAGACAAAGAGAAACTGAAAAAGGGCCGTCTGCAAATATTACCCTTTCTAACGGCAATCAACTAAGTGTAACTAACCTTTTACAGTATGACAACGAATTTATCTGGAAAGCTAATAAAATTACAATCAAGCTATCAGAAATATCTGAAGACAAGCGCAACAGTAACCGCTCACATAAATATGTAGTTTATGCCCAAATTAACGATGAGACTGAGAACGGTAAACCCAAGTTTAGGGCATTAGGAACACTTGCTAAGGAGCAAGAAAACAAACCCGAAGAGATAGGAATTGCACTTGGACAGGAAGTAACGTCTAACAAAATAGCCTTCCAAGCTGAACTAAGCGAAGGTCAAATTAAGCTTCTTTACCAAAAAGCCTACCAGATAGCAGAAGAATTTTACAATTCAATTCCAGAAGGACAGAAGCTAGCAATGGCAGCTGCTACCTGGGCAGTATCAACTACTCGTGAAAGCAGTAATGATAAAAGTAGCGATTACCAAAAGAAAGTTTCTAATTTCGCCTTTGCTGCCTTTCCTGAAGAGATTATCAGTCAGTTAGACACACTCAAATTTAACGAGTTTAGTATCACTGGCTTCGACAGAAGTAGTGAATTTTTTCATGAAAATAAACCTCAAAATATTCGATTTAATCTAGCTGAAGATGGAAAAAGTGTCATTGAACTCCAGAATCAGGAAGGTAGTTACAAAACATTGGGAAATATAGAACAAAGTAACGCCAGACTACCAATTGGTACTACTGCTATTGCCAGCGTTGAAAAAGGTGAAGTATATACCACCTCTGTTACAACCAAAGTACCCGGACTACCAGAACTTACCTTTAAAGTAGGTGAAGTTAATAAGTTTGGAAATTCCCAAAGGTTTAATAATGAACCTGTAATGTTAACAAGCCAAAAAAGGCATGACTGTATTCATACTCGATGAAAGTACTATTAGTGACGAACTAAAACAAACATTTATTGACCGTGCTGGTGGTTATATCAAGAGCGCAGATACACCTTCACAAATCACTCCAATCATTCCAGAACAAACTGTATATTTTTATAACCCAAACCAACAATATAGTTCTCCAGATGGATCGCTCTTAGAAACTAAAGAAGCTCTCGGATTAGTTGTTCCCGCACAAGATGCGATCGCTGTAGCTACTTGGCTAGAATCAAAATCTACTGAAAATCATTATTTTATTGAGAGTAACACAGCTACATTTATTTTCAATAAAAATGAGATTAGTGAAAAAATAAACGAGGAATTGAATAGTTTACTTGGAGAACCCATTAATATCGGTGAACTTGAAGGATTTGACCGTTACGAACAGCTTAGTGCAGAGTTAAATCAAAAAGTTGCGACTGAAGGTAGTCGTTTAGAATTAAACCAAATTCCAGAAAATAGTGAGTACAAAAAAGCTTTACAAGCACTACCTAACCGTCCCAGAGAGCTTAATCAAGAAGATTCTCCAGTACCAATTATTCCTGCGAAAGCTGTACCAGAGAAGAATACAACTAACATTCAATTAAATACTAATTCCACAGTTGCAGGAATTTCACAGGTTTACAAAAACTCAGTTGAAATACAAGTATTAACAGGCACACAATCAGAAACTAAGAACCGAGCAATATTACTACCCAACTCGCGCCAAGCCGATCCAACTAAAGCTATTGAAATATTGGGTAAAGTAAGCGAGGAAAAAGTAGAACAATTGCGATCGCATCTTGAAACCCACCTCAAACCCGTACTTGAAAACGATAAATCCAACTACGCACTACTGAGACAAGTCGCATGGGTCGGTGCAAAATGGGATTTGAAGGATAAAGACTTCAAGCCAGGGGTACAGGACAACAAGTTAATGGAACTTGTCAAACAAGTATATCCTGACGCTGATATTGTGCTGGTAACTTATTCCAAAAACCCCGGCGCTGGCATCAACTACCACCGCGATGACTCCTACGCCGCGACGGAAGCCCGCAGCATTAATATCGGAAATTCTGATTGGGGGTATCGCGCTGCAAAGGAACGAATGGCATGGACTAGGGAGGAGAATCAGGACGCACAATACCAAGAGTTCAAGGGGCGACAATCGCCTCTCAACCGTGCAAGCTAAAGGTTTGGGAGGCACAGACCCCTGAAAAAATTTGTGTGTTTATTGAGAATGAACTGTACAGTTATTAAGGGGTTACCTGTAGGGTACAGTTTAATGGTAAAAAAGAACGGTCTCGTAATTTGACCAAGACCGTCGTCATAATGCTGGCATCATTCTACCAAAACTTCTTAGAAAAATACCTAAATAAAGCACAGTTAATCACCCTGAAGATGTTGGTGTGGTTGTTACAAAATCAGAAACAGGTGAAGATAGAAAGGCTGGCAGCGACCCTACCTTTACCTATACAACAAAACAGTCGTAGACGGCATATTCAAAGGTTTTTAACACTAAATGCCTTGAGTGTAGTATTGCTGTGGTTTCCTATCATTGAAGCAATAATTAACCGACATTTTCAAGTAGGGTCACAATTAGCCATTGCAATGGATAGAACACAGTGGAAAGAAAACAATGTGTTGATGGTTAGCGTAATTTACCAAAAAAGAGCGTGGCCAATATATTGGTGTCTGTTAGAGAAAGATGGTTGCAGTAATCTCACTGAACAGCAAAAAGTATTACGCCCAGTAATTCGTTTATTAAAAACGTACAAATTAGTAATTATTGGAGATAGAGAATTTCACAGTGTAGAACTGGCGCATTGGCTCCACAAGCAGAACCTCAGTTTTGTATTTCGTCAGAAAAAGGATACTACTTACCGCCAAAAAGGGCAAAAATTTCAGCCTTTAAGTAGTATTGAGATTTATCCAGGCATCCGCCAGTTTTATCCCAATGTTAAGTTTACTCAAAAACGGGGTTTTGGTAGGTTTAACTTAGGAGTTTACTGGAAACGAAAGTATAGAGGTAAACAAGAAAAAGAAGCTTGGTACTTATTAACTAATTTACCTGATTTAAACACTGCCCTCAAAATATATGGTCAACGTTTTGGCATTGAAGCGATGTTCAAAGATTGCAAAACAGGTGGTTATAATCTAGAAGCTTCTCAAGCCAACCCTGATAGACTTGTACGTTTGATTTTCTTAATTGCTTTAGCTATGACTAGTGCTTGGTTACATGGACAAAGGACTAAATTTCAAAAACAAGAATCATATATTTGTCGTAGCCAAGAAAAAAATAGAAATCAAAAACGTCACAGTAATTTCTGGATAGGTTTATATGGTCAAAATTGGATAGTAGCTTGGCATGAGTGTCAAGCATGGGTCGAGGAACTGGTCAGTTTCATTCGCAATAAGAAAGCATATTATCAGCAAGGTTTAAGGGCTATGAAGCTTATACAGCAAGCTCTTTAGCTCGCTTGTCGCCCCTTGAATACCAAGAGTTTAAACTTGAGTCGGGTACAGTAACCCGCTTTAACTGCAAGAACGAACACGCTGCCCTCAATACTGAAGCAGGCAGATGGTCTATCAACATCTGGTCAATTAAAAATGACTGGGGCAGAGAAAACAGCGTTCGTCAAAAATTTGAGAACTTCCTCGCCTCAAACCAACCTCCTCTTGCAGTAGTCCAAAGCAACAGCGACCTCACCATCAAAACTAACGAGTGGACACCTGGGGGAGAAATTAAAGTAGAACGTAGCTATACAAGCCTCAGAGAAGTCACTCAAAATACTGCCTCACACTCTTCAAACCAAACAGCTGTAGAAGAAATTATCGCCATTGGGAATTCCACTGCGGCACGCGCTGCTAACCCTCAGATTCCAGACAACCCGACTATATCTGGAAAACCAGTACCAATGGTTTATTCGCTACATCTGCACGGTGAACCTTCCAAAGTACCAGCTGATACAACCATTGATGCCATGCGCGGACACGGTAGGATACACACCACCAGAGGTGTAGATTACCAAAAAACTTATGGTGTCAAAGAGGGAGATATTGCGATCGCCCTTGGTAAAAACGGCGAACAAGTTGCTTTCCGGGTGGGTAAGCAGTACAAAATTACCCCCGAAATGATTCAAGATCCAAGTTACCAGCAAGCCTGGGCGAAATGGGAAAAGCATTCACCGAAAGAACTTACCCAAACCCAGGCGAGTAAGAGTCAGGTATATGGCTTATTCATGGAGCCGCTAGGGGATTATGTCAATGGCAAAATTATTCCATTCCCAGCCATCCAAAAACAAACTCTCACCCCGATAAATATCAGCCCCGACTCCAAAGATGGACTTGGAGTAGCACTCAGCCTTGGCACTGCACTCGCAAAAGAACAAGGCAAGCTACAAAACGATTACCAAGTTTCAGTCAATAATAATCCAGAAGCCCCCGCCGGACAGTATGGAGTAGAGAACCATGTCCAAAAACCTGAAAGAGTAGCATACGCATCCGCCGAACACGCATTTAACCACCAAAAGCAGTTGCATCCATCGGCTAATGAATACAAGCTAATGGTAGAAGTGCTTCAGGCTAAACTCGAACAACACCCCCGGCTAACAGAGGCGATCGCCAAACGCGGAGGAGCTGAGTGGCTGGAAAACTGTACCAATATAACTAACGCCCAGGATAAACAGTGGAAAGGTAAGGGTAAAGAATCCGCATTTATTCAAGCCCTCAGCGAAGCATACACCAATGTAGT
This Nostoc sp. C052 DNA region includes the following protein-coding sequences:
- a CDS encoding IS4 family transposase, whose protein sequence is MLASFYQNFLEKYLNKAQLITLKMLVWLLQNQKQVKIERLAATLPLPIQQNSRRRHIQRFLTLNALSVVLLWFPIIEAIINRHFQVGSQLAIAMDRTQWKENNVLMVSVIYQKRAWPIYWCLLEKDGCSNLTEQQKVLRPVIRLLKTYKLVIIGDREFHSVELAHWLHKQNLSFVFRQKKDTTYRQKGQKFQPLSSIEIYPGIRQFYPNVKFTQKRGFGRFNLGVYWKRKYRGKQEKEAWYLLTNLPDLNTALKIYGQRFGIEAMFKDCKTGGYNLEASQANPDRLVRLIFLIALAMTSAWLHGQRTKFQKQESYICRSQEKNRNQKRHSNFWIGLYGQNWIVAWHECQAWVEELVSFIRNKKAYYQQGLRAMKLIQQAL